A region of Phoenix dactylifera cultivar Barhee BC4 unplaced genomic scaffold, palm_55x_up_171113_PBpolish2nd_filt_p 000112F, whole genome shotgun sequence DNA encodes the following proteins:
- the LOC103715392 gene encoding probable fatty acyl-CoA reductase 4 has translation MEAGGIPECLKDKNILVTGSTGFLAKIFVEKVLRVQPNVKKLFLLVRAVDNTSAMRRVQTEVIGKELFKILKESHGNGFHSFIAEKLFPIAGDIIHENLGIRDSDLIEELWKKIDIVVNVAATTNFDERYDVALDVNVFGAKHVLEFAKKCVKLEMLLHVSSAFVSGMKEGLILEKPFHMGQTLKENSYLDIEAELQLVEEKKRKLHANKSMEDAEDTALKEMGMKRAEFFGWPNTYVYTKAMGEMLLGHLRGDLPLVILRPTMITSIYKEPLPGWIEGTRTIDSLIIGYAKGKLSCFFGEPELVMDVVPGDMVVNAMIVTMASHLNQRSKFIYHMSSGVRNPVTYAILEQCGFRYFLENPRVGKDGKTIKTNRMSVFRTMSAFHAYVTLRYRLPLEVLHLVNLIFCRLFDRRYKELSRKFKFMMHLVYLYSPYAFFKGCFDDINLERLRMTMMKDNVDATLFNFDPKSIDWKDYFYRVHIPGVLKYVCK, from the exons ATGGAAGCTGGGGGAATTCCAGAGTGTTTGAAGGATAAGAACATCCTGGTTACTGGGTCTACTGGTTTCTTAGCAAAGA TTTTTGTGGAGAAGGTGCTTAGGGTTCAACCCAATGTTAAGAAGCTCTTCCTATTAGTGAGAGCCGTGGATAACACGTCAGCCATGCGTCGTGTGCAGACTGAG GTGATAGGGAAGGAGTTATTTAAGATTTTGAAAGAAAGCCATGGAAATGGTTTTCATTCGTTTATTGCAGAGAAGCTGTTTCCAATAGCAGGAGACATCATTCATGAGAACCTAGGGATAAGGGACTCTGATCTCATAGAAGAACTCTGGAAGAAAATTGACATTGTCGTAAACGTTGCTGCAACCACCAACTTTGATGAGAG ATATGATGTGGCTTTGGATGTCAACGTCTTTGGAGCTAAGCATGTTTTGGAATTTGCAAAGAAATGTGTAAAACTTGAAATGCTCCTCCATGTTTCCTCCG CTTTTGTATCTGGTATGAAAGAAGGACTAATATTAGAGAAGCCATTCCATATGGGTCAAACACTCAAAGAGAACTCCTACTTGGATATCGAAGCAGAGCTACAATtagtagaagaaaaaaagagaaaactcCATGCCAACAAATCAATGGAGGATGCCGAAGATACAGCCCTGAAGGAAATGGGCATGAAGAG GGCAGAGTTTTTTGGATGGCCAAACACCTATGTCTACACAAAGGCAATGGGGGAGATGTTGCTTGGGCACTTGAGAGGAGACTTGCCACTTGTTATACTGCGCCCAACTATGATAACAAGCATTTACAAGGAACCCCTGCCTGGCTGGATAGAAGGAACAAG GACCATTGATAGCCTGATCATTGGTTACGCAAAGGGAAAGCTCTCATGCTTTTTTGGAGAACCTGAATTGGTTATGGATGTG GTCCCTGGAGACATGGTGGTGAACGCTATGATTGTGACCATGGCATCTCACCTAAATCAGCGATCGAAATTCATCTACCATATGAGCTCCGGGGTGAGAAATCCAGTCACATACGCAATTCTAGAGCAATGTGGGTTCCGTTACTTCCTCGAGAACCCTCGGGTAGGAAAAGATGGAAAAAccattaagacaaacaggatgTCTGTCTTCAGAACAATGTCCGCCTTCCATGCATACGTGACCCTACGATACAGGCTGCCATTGGAA GTACTGCACCTGGTTAATCTGATATTTTGCCGGTTGTTCGACCGTCGTTACAAGGAGCTAAGCCGGAAGTTTAAGTTTATGATGCATCTTGTTTATCTTTATTCTCCATATGCCTTCTTCAAGGGATG CTTCGATGACATTAACTTGGAAAGGCTGAGGATGACCATGATGAAGGACAACGTCGACGCTACTTTGTTCAATTTCGATCCCAAGAGCATCGACTGGAAGGACTACTTCTATAGGGTTCACATCCCCGGGGTGCTAAAGTATGTGTGCAAGTAA